In the Candidatus Saccharibacteria bacterium oral taxon 488 genome, one interval contains:
- a CDS encoding S1 RNA-binding domain-containing protein, giving the protein MANPLTMDDLLAQASDSVKQLTAGEVVHGTILSIKKHEVLIDLGPLGVGLVPRREVSMSNNYAEGDEVTASVVEVELDNGYSLLSMRKAARDRGWDEVAAKLESGEIVTVTPYDANRGGLLAEYEGVRGFLPVSQLSAEHYPRVGSSDKDEILQRLNVLVNKEIRVRILDADRKANKLIFSEKEAIKEGLAERFEKLSVGDTVKGIVTGVVDFGVFVNVEGIEGLIHISEISWERVNNPSDYVKVGQTVEAKIIAIDKERLSLSMKQLTKDPWLDEVEQFKSGEDVEGTVTRITPFGAFVQLSPAVEALVHVSELGGDGTDPEKVFTLNERKTFAVLEIDKDNRKISLSLAGGKKK; this is encoded by the coding sequence GGCGAGGTTGTGCACGGAACTATTTTATCAATAAAGAAACACGAAGTTTTGATTGATCTGGGGCCTTTGGGCGTTGGCTTGGTGCCGCGCCGCGAGGTGAGCATGTCGAACAATTACGCCGAAGGTGATGAGGTAACTGCGAGTGTTGTCGAGGTTGAGCTGGACAACGGTTATTCACTGCTCAGTATGCGTAAAGCGGCGCGCGATCGTGGTTGGGACGAGGTTGCAGCCAAATTGGAGAGCGGTGAAATTGTAACGGTGACGCCGTATGACGCCAATCGTGGTGGTCTGTTGGCTGAATATGAAGGGGTGCGCGGTTTCTTGCCGGTATCGCAGCTATCGGCTGAGCATTATCCGCGAGTTGGTTCAAGTGACAAGGACGAGATCTTGCAGCGGCTTAACGTGCTGGTCAACAAAGAGATTCGCGTACGGATTTTGGATGCTGATCGCAAGGCGAATAAGCTCATCTTTTCCGAAAAAGAAGCCATCAAAGAGGGCCTGGCGGAGCGGTTTGAGAAATTGTCAGTCGGCGATACCGTCAAGGGTATCGTGACTGGCGTGGTAGACTTTGGCGTATTTGTGAACGTTGAGGGAATTGAGGGACTGATTCACATCTCAGAAATTAGCTGGGAGCGGGTCAACAATCCGAGTGATTACGTCAAGGTTGGCCAGACTGTGGAGGCAAAGATTATCGCTATTGATAAGGAGCGCCTCAGCTTGAGCATGAAGCAACTGACGAAGGACCCATGGCTGGATGAAGTGGAGCAGTTCAAGTCAGGCGAGGACGTCGAAGGCACAGTCACACGGATTACACCGTTTGGTGCGTTTGTGCAGTTGAGTCCGGCCGTCGAGGCTCTCGTTCACGTTTCGGAGCTGGGTGGCGATGGGACTGACCCGGAGAAAGTCTTTACATTAAATGAGCGCAAGACCTTTGCGGTGCTCGAAATTGATAAAGATAATCGCAAAATTTCGCTGTCGCTGGCTGGCGGCAAGAAAAAATAG
- a CDS encoding translation initiation factor IF-2, whose product MTEKIVAIADSVTVGELATTLNLPVTTLIGELFKNGIAATINQRLDFETASIIVEELGLEVTLKKKEAAVGHARVEHTLSERAVPRPPIVAVMGHVDHGKTSLLDAILGNKTAAGEAGGITQHISAYQTRRNGRMITLLDTPGHEAFAALRQHGAVLTDVVIIVVAADDGVKPQTVEAIRFARSANAKIVVAINKIDKDTANPQLVKTQLASEHGLNPEEWGGDTVMVEVSAKTGQNLDKLLDMVLLVADMEDLRADEDVPAEGLVIEAHMETGRGAVVGLLVEHGQLKPAHYLVAGTAYGRVRTMSDFRGQTMKMAGPSTPVNVTGFKELPQFGDSFRLAKNEKEARHLAQAARLEQEKMAASTNVTSSDILKMMSQQHDAESFNVLVKADVQGSLTSVIDSLKLIDTGGLVDLHVIGSGVGNISENDIHLAVGENTVIYGFNVDLPPAVKRLAAREHVEVRLYRVIYELLDNAKQSMEALLAPEVVETEVGQLSVKGVFRTVREEVIAGGEVMTGKVYKGLLARLKRGDEHIAEVEVSSVQRQHQEAKEVFEGEMCGLSLKTTRKVVVEEGDTLEFFTRELVKKTL is encoded by the coding sequence ATGACAGAAAAGATTGTCGCAATCGCAGATTCAGTAACCGTCGGAGAGCTCGCTACCACCTTGAATCTACCGGTCACGACGCTCATTGGCGAGCTGTTTAAGAATGGTATCGCGGCGACGATTAATCAGCGACTGGACTTTGAGACGGCGTCGATCATCGTTGAAGAGCTGGGCCTTGAGGTAACGCTTAAGAAAAAGGAGGCGGCCGTTGGTCATGCGCGTGTGGAGCATACGCTGTCGGAACGGGCAGTGCCGCGTCCACCGATTGTGGCGGTGATGGGGCATGTTGATCACGGCAAGACGAGCTTGCTGGATGCGATTTTGGGTAACAAGACTGCTGCAGGCGAGGCCGGTGGTATTACGCAACACATTAGTGCCTACCAAACGAGGCGTAATGGGCGGATGATTACACTGCTCGACACTCCAGGGCATGAGGCATTTGCAGCGCTGCGGCAACATGGTGCGGTGCTGACTGATGTGGTGATTATTGTGGTAGCGGCTGACGATGGCGTCAAGCCGCAGACGGTCGAGGCGATTCGATTTGCCCGTTCGGCTAACGCGAAAATCGTGGTGGCGATCAATAAAATTGACAAAGATACCGCCAACCCACAGCTGGTAAAAACGCAACTGGCATCTGAGCATGGCCTTAATCCTGAGGAGTGGGGCGGCGATACGGTGATGGTGGAAGTCAGTGCTAAAACTGGCCAGAATTTGGATAAGCTGCTTGACATGGTGCTACTCGTAGCAGATATGGAAGATCTACGGGCGGATGAGGATGTCCCGGCGGAGGGCTTGGTAATTGAGGCACATATGGAAACTGGGCGCGGCGCGGTGGTTGGGCTACTCGTCGAGCACGGTCAGCTAAAACCAGCGCATTATCTGGTGGCCGGCACGGCGTACGGTCGAGTACGAACAATGTCGGACTTTCGTGGTCAGACAATGAAAATGGCCGGCCCGAGTACACCTGTTAACGTAACTGGATTTAAGGAGCTGCCGCAGTTTGGTGATAGCTTTCGGTTGGCTAAAAATGAGAAAGAGGCGCGGCATTTGGCGCAGGCAGCGCGCCTAGAGCAGGAAAAAATGGCTGCCAGCACCAATGTCACCAGCTCGGATATTTTGAAAATGATGAGTCAGCAGCATGACGCTGAGTCGTTCAATGTTCTCGTCAAGGCTGATGTTCAGGGGTCGCTCACGTCGGTGATTGATAGCCTGAAATTGATTGATACAGGTGGCTTGGTGGATCTACATGTCATCGGTAGTGGGGTTGGTAATATTTCAGAAAATGACATTCATCTGGCAGTTGGCGAGAACACGGTCATTTATGGTTTTAATGTTGATCTGCCGCCAGCAGTGAAGCGCCTGGCAGCACGTGAGCATGTTGAGGTGCGGCTGTATCGAGTGATTTATGAACTACTTGATAACGCCAAGCAATCCATGGAAGCGTTACTGGCCCCAGAGGTCGTCGAGACCGAGGTCGGCCAGCTGAGCGTTAAGGGCGTGTTCCGAACGGTGCGCGAAGAGGTGATCGCTGGTGGTGAAGTGATGACGGGTAAGGTTTATAAGGGCCTGTTGGCGCGCCTGAAGCGTGGCGATGAGCATATTGCCGAGGTTGAAGTATCGTCCGTCCAGCGTCAACATCAGGAAGCCAAAGAGGTGTTTGAGGGTGAAATGTGTGGGCTCAGCCTCAAAACTACGCGAAAAGTCGTTGTCGAGGAAGGTGACACGCTGGAGTTCTTTACGCGGGAACTGGTGAAGAAGACGTTGTAA
- the fmt gene encoding methionyl-tRNA formyltransferase, with product MPPIIFFGTEAYSLITLKALYEAGFPICAVITKPDMRSGRGHKLTEPPVKTFARQHGILVWQPNKLRDIIPDITALQPVAGVLVAYGKIIPQSIIDLFTPGIINLHPSLLPKWRGPSPIEAVIAHQDTETGVSIMQLDAQMDAGPIYTQHRHPLTGTETKPQLYDELFAAGSDLLVRTLPSILAGTLQPTPQNDTDATYCQLLSKDMSLIDPTAMTAAAADAHVRAYLGFPRSRLRIHDRELIITKTRASNAPESPLSVKCCDGRYLAVLELIAPSGKQMTAEAFLRGHQG from the coding sequence ATGCCGCCAATCATCTTTTTCGGCACCGAAGCGTACAGTCTGATTACCCTTAAAGCACTCTACGAGGCAGGATTTCCCATTTGCGCCGTCATCACCAAACCCGATATGCGTAGCGGCCGCGGCCATAAGCTTACCGAACCACCAGTCAAGACCTTTGCCCGCCAACATGGCATCCTCGTCTGGCAGCCCAACAAGCTCCGCGACATTATCCCCGATATCACCGCCCTTCAGCCCGTCGCCGGCGTCCTCGTCGCTTATGGCAAAATTATCCCCCAGTCAATCATTGACCTCTTCACTCCTGGTATTATTAATCTCCATCCCTCGCTACTGCCAAAATGGCGTGGCCCTTCGCCCATTGAGGCCGTCATTGCACACCAAGATACAGAAACCGGTGTTTCCATTATGCAACTTGACGCCCAGATGGACGCTGGCCCAATTTACACCCAACACCGTCACCCGCTCACTGGCACTGAAACCAAACCGCAGCTATATGATGAACTGTTTGCTGCCGGCAGCGACCTGCTCGTGCGCACGCTGCCAAGTATCCTCGCCGGTACGCTCCAGCCGACCCCACAAAACGACACCGATGCCACGTATTGCCAGCTGCTTTCCAAGGATATGTCACTCATTGACCCGACGGCAATGACCGCAGCCGCCGCCGATGCCCATGTGCGGGCGTATCTCGGCTTTCCACGTAGTCGTCTGCGCATTCATGACCGTGAACTCATTATCACCAAAACTCGCGCCTCAAACGCCCCAGAATCGCCGCTGAGCGTTAAGTGCTGTGATGGACGATATCTTGCCGTCCTCGAGCTGATTGCCCCGAGCGGCAAACAAATGACCGCAGAGGCGTTTCTCCGCGGCCATCAAGGCTAA
- the def gene encoding peptide deformylase, translated as MTKDDIIALPNPHLRQKSAKIHVITDEVRQLSADMIAAALDWEDSRPHEISAALAAIQVDRLERVIIVRSDFDDKATREFTTLINPEIVKYEGEIVADFEGCLSVKQVYGKVPRHSKIRVKALDLDGNEIRLKAEGFLARVIQHEIDHTNGVVFIDHIRDQHDAFYTLDDSGELQPLDYEADIKDNAQLWD; from the coding sequence ATGACTAAAGACGATATCATTGCTCTACCAAATCCGCATCTCCGCCAAAAATCAGCTAAAATTCACGTCATCACCGACGAGGTGCGTCAGTTATCAGCCGATATGATCGCGGCCGCTCTTGACTGGGAAGATTCTCGCCCTCATGAAATCAGCGCTGCCCTAGCTGCCATCCAGGTTGATCGCCTCGAGCGCGTCATCATCGTCCGCAGCGACTTTGACGACAAAGCAACTCGCGAATTCACCACCTTGATCAATCCTGAAATTGTCAAATACGAGGGAGAAATTGTCGCCGATTTCGAAGGCTGCCTCAGCGTTAAGCAAGTCTACGGCAAAGTCCCCCGCCATTCTAAAATCCGTGTCAAGGCTCTTGACCTTGATGGCAACGAGATTCGCCTTAAGGCCGAAGGTTTCCTCGCCCGTGTCATCCAGCACGAGATCGATCACACCAACGGCGTCGTCTTTATCGACCATATCCGTGACCAGCACGATGCTTTTTACACGCTTGATGATTCTGGTGAATTGCAGCCGCTTGATTACGAAGCCGACATCAAAGATAATGCTCAGCTGTGGGACTAA
- the priA gene encoding primosomal protein N' has translation MHYYLVSPIKIIRADAHSFTYAHPEQLPVGALVVIEVGSAQCVGIIMSAVVKPEFTVKEIVQILDDAPVPLPLIQTALWMSSYYHTHLATVWQTILPRGLTKKRRHIPARAASPQASRPPTTALTPDQRAAITAIDDMLPGSALLHGVTGSGKTRVYIELARRLMDEGLSSIILVPEIALTSQLVSEFARYFDNIILTHSRQTEAERHVTWQHVINSRDPLIVIGPRSALFMPVQQLGLVVIDECHEPSFKQEQSPRYSAPRTAAILARQHEAKLVLGSATPTISDYFLAKTAGRPIIAMPTPARSDAVKPRISLVDMTKRTNFTQHFFLSDQLLSAITGSLNDGNQALIFHNRRGTAAITLCEQCGWNAGCPRCFVPLTLHADQHQLLCHICGFAAPVPTSCPECRHADIIHKGLGTKRIEAELRKLFPASTIARFDADTSTNDAADKRYNELKNGSIDIIIGTQVIAKGLDLPHLRTVGVVQADAGLTLPDFSSSERTFQLLAQVVGRVGRSHHATDVIVQTFQPDHPAIRDGLAQNYTDFYARTIAQRRATDFPPFVYLLKLTCVYKTEAAAIRNAKKLAQTLRAAAPADVRILGPTPAFYERVRDTYRWQLILKSPRRGDLVSLLDLVPPTHWQAELDPTSLL, from the coding sequence ATGCACTACTATTTGGTATCACCGATCAAGATCATTCGTGCCGATGCGCACTCGTTTACCTATGCACACCCTGAGCAGCTGCCAGTCGGTGCACTCGTGGTTATAGAAGTTGGCTCGGCTCAGTGCGTTGGCATCATTATGTCGGCAGTCGTTAAGCCCGAGTTTACGGTTAAAGAAATTGTCCAGATTTTAGATGACGCTCCCGTGCCGCTACCGCTCATCCAAACGGCTCTGTGGATGAGTAGCTATTATCATACGCATCTCGCGACCGTCTGGCAAACCATTCTGCCACGCGGTTTGACGAAAAAGCGCCGCCACATACCCGCACGCGCCGCCAGTCCGCAGGCCTCACGACCACCGACAACAGCGCTCACGCCCGACCAGAGAGCCGCCATCACCGCCATTGACGACATGCTCCCCGGCAGCGCCCTACTACATGGCGTGACCGGATCTGGCAAGACGCGTGTCTATATCGAGCTCGCCCGGCGGTTGATGGACGAGGGCTTATCGTCAATTATTCTGGTGCCAGAAATTGCCCTCACCTCACAACTCGTTAGCGAATTTGCGAGGTATTTCGACAATATTATCCTCACCCACTCGCGTCAGACCGAAGCCGAGCGGCACGTGACTTGGCAACATGTTATCAATTCACGCGACCCGCTCATCGTCATCGGCCCTCGATCGGCCCTATTCATGCCCGTCCAGCAGCTGGGCCTCGTCGTCATTGATGAATGTCACGAACCCAGCTTCAAACAAGAACAATCGCCCCGCTACTCAGCGCCGCGCACTGCGGCCATTCTCGCTCGCCAGCATGAAGCCAAGCTCGTTCTCGGCAGTGCCACCCCTACGATCAGCGATTATTTTCTGGCGAAAACCGCTGGCCGGCCTATCATCGCTATGCCCACGCCCGCCCGTTCAGACGCCGTCAAGCCGCGCATCTCGCTGGTTGATATGACCAAGCGCACGAACTTTACTCAGCATTTCTTTCTCTCTGATCAACTACTCTCGGCTATCACCGGCTCGCTGAATGACGGTAATCAAGCCCTCATCTTTCATAATCGCCGCGGCACTGCCGCTATCACCCTATGTGAACAATGCGGCTGGAATGCTGGCTGTCCGCGCTGCTTCGTGCCGCTCACACTACACGCCGACCAGCACCAGCTCCTCTGTCATATTTGTGGGTTTGCTGCACCCGTACCCACCAGCTGCCCCGAGTGTCGTCATGCCGATATCATTCATAAAGGCCTCGGCACCAAGCGCATCGAGGCAGAATTACGCAAGCTCTTTCCCGCAAGCACCATCGCCCGCTTCGATGCCGATACAAGTACCAACGACGCGGCCGATAAGCGCTACAACGAGCTCAAAAACGGCTCAATTGACATCATCATCGGCACCCAAGTGATCGCCAAGGGCCTCGATCTACCGCACCTACGCACTGTTGGTGTCGTCCAAGCCGACGCCGGGTTGACACTGCCTGACTTTTCCTCGAGCGAGCGCACCTTTCAGCTGCTGGCCCAAGTCGTTGGCCGCGTTGGCCGCTCCCATCACGCCACCGACGTCATCGTCCAGACCTTTCAGCCGGATCATCCCGCCATCCGAGATGGGCTTGCCCAAAACTATACTGATTTCTACGCCCGCACTATCGCCCAGCGACGCGCCACTGACTTTCCACCGTTCGTCTATCTACTTAAATTAACCTGCGTCTACAAAACCGAAGCTGCCGCCATCCGCAACGCCAAAAAGCTCGCCCAGACACTGCGGGCAGCTGCCCCGGCCGACGTACGCATCCTCGGCCCAACACCAGCATTTTATGAGCGAGTCCGCGACACGTACCGCTGGCAGCTCATTCTCAAAAGCCCCCGCCGCGGCGACCTCGTCAGTCTCCTTGACCTCGTGCCACCGACTCATTGGCAGGCTGAGCTCGATCCGACCAGCCTCCTCTAG
- a CDS encoding ArsR family transcriptional regulator: MLDIFITSRVRRKIVVVYAKYPDFHTHVRGLAKLIKEDPGNIQRELKRLEKVGFLRSEKQGNSRAYFTNKQFPIFKELQSMVIKSQQHAARPKRGSVDRD, encoded by the coding sequence ATGCTTGACATTTTTATTACATCACGAGTGAGACGCAAAATCGTAGTCGTGTACGCCAAGTATCCTGATTTTCATACGCACGTACGTGGCCTGGCCAAGCTGATCAAGGAAGATCCGGGTAATATTCAGCGCGAGCTCAAGCGGCTAGAGAAGGTTGGTTTCCTGAGGAGTGAGAAGCAAGGCAATTCGCGGGCATACTTTACGAACAAGCAGTTCCCGATTTTCAAGGAATTACAGAGTATGGTGATTAAGTCGCAGCAACATGCGGCCCGGCCGAAGCGCGGCTCGGTTGATAGAGATTGA